A DNA window from Halanaerobium saccharolyticum subsp. saccharolyticum DSM 6643 contains the following coding sequences:
- a CDS encoding electron transfer flavoprotein subunit beta/FixA family protein produces MNILVCVKQVPDTNEVKIDEEKGTLIRDGVPSIINPEDKIALEEAVRLKEKNGGKVTVISMGPPQAKNALLEAYAMGADECILLSDRAFAGSDTWATSYTLAQGIKEAGEFELIFCGRQAIDGDTAQVGPQIAEKLEIPQITYVKGLKVDGKKVKAKRALEDGYSVVETELPVLLTVIDDLNKPRYPSISRVVSAFQKEDCIKVWTVEDFEVDKTKLGLDASPTQVYDTFVPTNEKKGEILEGNKKEKVKKLLEKLKMEQVI; encoded by the coding sequence ATGAATATATTAGTATGTGTAAAACAGGTACCAGACACAAATGAAGTAAAAATTGATGAAGAAAAAGGAACATTAATCAGAGATGGTGTCCCAAGTATTATAAATCCAGAAGATAAGATTGCTTTAGAAGAAGCAGTAAGATTGAAAGAAAAAAATGGTGGGAAGGTTACTGTAATTAGTATGGGACCTCCTCAGGCTAAAAACGCACTTTTAGAAGCTTATGCGATGGGAGCTGACGAATGTATACTTCTTTCAGATAGAGCATTTGCAGGTTCTGATACATGGGCAACTTCTTATACATTAGCACAAGGAATTAAAGAGGCAGGAGAGTTTGAGCTTATTTTCTGTGGCCGTCAGGCAATTGATGGAGATACAGCACAGGTAGGACCCCAAATTGCTGAAAAACTAGAAATTCCTCAGATTACATATGTCAAAGGTCTGAAAGTAGATGGTAAAAAAGTTAAAGCAAAAAGAGCTTTAGAAGATGGTTATAGTGTTGTAGAAACTGAACTACCAGTATTATTAACAGTAATTGATGATCTTAATAAACCACGCTATCCTTCTATTTCAAGAGTTGTCTCAGCTTTCCAAAAAGAAGATTGTATTAAGGTTTGGACAGTAGAGGATTTTGAAGTTGATAAGACAAAGCTTGGTCTTGATGCATCTCCAACTCAGGTATATGATACCTTTGTGCCTACAAATGAAAAAAAAGGTGAAATCTTAGAAGGAAATAAAAAAGAAAAAGTTAAGAAATTATTAGAAAAATTAAAGATGGAACAGGTAATATAA
- a CDS encoding electron transfer flavoprotein subunit alpha, which yields MLKIFEDNCVGCGVCVSNCPFDALKMENDIAVVDSEKCTMCGICVKECKFDAMEIEKENKVEKQEISGYEGVWVLAEQRNNKLMDVAFELCSEGRKLADELDTTLSAVVLASNIKEEAKELFAYKADHVYIVEDEELKDYRTETYTSVICDLINEFKPEIVLLGATHNGRDLGPRISARLDTGLTADCTKLAIDKEREILLQTRPAFGGNLMATIICPDHRPQMSTVRPGVMEKAEPDYSRSGEIEEIEVDISDKNIKSHITDSGKIINLKSDLSDIDIYTTIKEIIKEAKGSVNLEEAEIIVSGGRGVGSPENFKLIEELASVLGGEVGASRAVVDEGWIDKAHQVGQTGKTVKPRVYFACGISGAIQHKAGMENSNLIIAINTDEDAPIFEICDYGLVGDLKKTVPMLSKAFKDLE from the coding sequence ATGCTGAAAATATTTGAAGATAATTGTGTCGGATGTGGAGTTTGTGTAAGTAACTGTCCATTTGATGCTTTAAAAATGGAGAATGATATAGCGGTTGTTGATTCTGAAAAATGTACTATGTGTGGAATTTGTGTTAAAGAATGTAAATTTGATGCAATGGAAATTGAAAAAGAAAACAAAGTTGAAAAACAAGAAATCTCAGGTTATGAAGGTGTTTGGGTTTTAGCAGAACAGAGAAACAATAAATTAATGGATGTTGCTTTTGAATTATGTAGTGAGGGTAGAAAGTTAGCTGATGAACTGGATACAACTTTATCAGCAGTTGTCTTAGCATCAAATATTAAAGAAGAAGCAAAAGAATTGTTTGCGTATAAAGCAGATCACGTATATATTGTAGAGGATGAAGAATTAAAAGATTATAGAACAGAAACTTATACATCTGTCATTTGTGATTTAATTAATGAGTTTAAACCTGAGATAGTTCTTTTAGGTGCTACTCACAATGGTAGAGATCTTGGGCCAAGAATTTCGGCTCGTTTAGATACTGGTTTAACAGCAGACTGTACTAAATTAGCAATTGATAAGGAAAGAGAAATTTTATTACAGACTAGACCAGCTTTTGGAGGTAATTTAATGGCAACAATTATTTGTCCTGACCACAGACCTCAAATGTCAACTGTAAGGCCTGGAGTTATGGAAAAGGCAGAGCCAGATTATTCTAGAAGTGGAGAAATCGAAGAGATTGAAGTAGACATTTCTGACAAAAATATCAAATCACATATTACAGATAGTGGTAAAATTATTAATCTAAAATCTGATCTATCTGACATTGATATTTATACTACTATTAAAGAAATTATCAAAGAGGCTAAGGGTAGTGTTAATCTAGAAGAAGCCGAAATTATTGTTTCAGGTGGTCGGGGTGTTGGCAGTCCTGAAAACTTCAAATTGATTGAGGAACTTGCTTCTGTTTTAGGTGGAGAAGTAGGTGCTTCCCGTGCTGTAGTAGATGAGGGTTGGATCGATAAAGCTCATCAGGTAGGACAGACCGGAAAAACAGTTAAACCAAGAGTTTATTTTGCCTGTGGTATCTCTGGAGCAATCCAGCACAAAGCAGGTATGGAAAACTCTAATTTAATTATTGCTATTAACACAGATGAAGATGCTCCAATTTTTGAAATTTGTGATTATGGTCTTGTTGGAGATCTAAAGAAAACTGTCCCAATGCTTAGTAAGGCTTTTAAAGATTTAGAATAA
- a CDS encoding GNAT family N-acetyltransferase, translating into MRYTTDIQNFKIRFAEKNDVSLILKFIKELADYEKLLDQVVATEDVLYKSLFIKKEAEVIIGEYEQEEIGFALFFQNFSTFIGKSGLYLEDLYIKPEVRGEGLGKEMLSFLAKIAKDRNCERLEWWCLDWNKSSIHFYKSIGAEPMENWTVYRLSGDDLNNLAKNSK; encoded by the coding sequence ATGAGGTATACTACAGATATACAAAATTTTAAGATTAGATTTGCAGAAAAAAATGATGTATCTCTAATTTTAAAATTTATTAAAGAACTAGCTGATTATGAAAAATTATTAGATCAAGTTGTAGCAACTGAAGATGTACTTTATAAATCCCTGTTTATTAAAAAAGAGGCTGAGGTAATAATTGGCGAATATGAACAAGAAGAGATTGGATTTGCTTTGTTTTTCCAAAACTTTTCAACATTTATTGGTAAATCTGGATTATATTTAGAAGATCTATATATTAAACCAGAAGTACGAGGTGAAGGGTTAGGAAAAGAAATGCTATCATTTCTTGCGAAAATTGCTAAAGATAGAAATTGTGAAAGATTGGAATGGTGGTGTTTAGACTGGAATAAATCATCTATTCATTTTTATAAGAGTATTGGTGCTGAGCCTATGGAAAATTGGACTGTATATAGGCTTAGTGGAGATGATTTAAATAATTTAGCTAAAAATAGTAAATGA
- a CDS encoding alanine/ornithine racemase family PLP-dependent enzyme, with protein sequence MKYPLIDIDLQKLKYNFNELNKKCSKKNIKLTVVTKGFAGDQKIMKTLMMANVNSIADSRLDNIKEFRDLNYNGEAILLRIPKKSEIKEAINYIDCSLVSEKESCIYLSEEAKKINKKIGVIVMVDIGDRREGVMPENLMNFIKEIIKFPGIYLEGIGTNLGCYGGVIPDLKNTQKIIELKKEVENELGIEINRLSGGNTATTNLFGQGLLESEVNNLRVGEAILLANDITNQRQIEYLKRDVFKVRAEIIELKKKPSLPSGSQGCNFSGEKVQFKDKGIVKRAILAIGSQDIDHSSLIPELKGVEILGSSSDHLLVELSNCKKELNYGDVLNFKLGYSALLRAMTSPYVKKNYLY encoded by the coding sequence ATGAAATATCCACTTATTGATATTGATTTACAAAAATTAAAATATAATTTTAATGAATTAAATAAAAAATGTTCTAAAAAAAATATTAAATTAACTGTAGTTACAAAGGGCTTTGCTGGTGATCAAAAAATAATGAAAACCCTTATGATGGCTAATGTTAATAGTATAGCTGATTCTCGCTTAGATAATATCAAGGAATTCAGAGATTTAAACTATAATGGGGAAGCAATATTATTAAGAATTCCCAAAAAGTCAGAAATAAAAGAGGCTATAAATTATATTGATTGTAGTCTTGTCAGCGAGAAAGAAAGTTGTATTTATTTATCTGAAGAAGCTAAAAAAATAAATAAAAAAATTGGTGTTATAGTTATGGTGGATATTGGGGATCGAAGAGAAGGAGTAATGCCTGAAAATTTAATGAATTTTATAAAAGAAATAATTAAATTTCCAGGGATTTATTTAGAGGGAATAGGAACGAATTTAGGCTGTTATGGTGGTGTTATTCCTGATCTAAAAAACACTCAAAAAATTATAGAATTAAAAAAGGAAGTAGAAAACGAACTGGGAATTGAAATTAATCGTCTTTCTGGTGGGAATACTGCTACTACCAATTTATTTGGACAGGGTTTACTAGAATCTGAAGTTAATAATTTAAGAGTTGGAGAAGCAATATTATTAGCTAATGATATTACTAATCAACGTCAAATAGAATATTTAAAAAGAGATGTATTTAAAGTCAGAGCAGAAATAATTGAATTGAAAAAAAAGCCTAGCTTGCCATCAGGATCTCAAGGATGTAATTTTAGTGGTGAAAAAGTACAGTTTAAAGATAAAGGGATCGTCAAAAGAGCAATTTTAGCTATAGGTAGTCAAGATATTGATCACAGTTCTTTAATACCTGAATTAAAAGGAGTAGAAATTTTGGGCAGTAGTAGTGATCATTTATTAGTAGAATTAAGTAATTGCAAAAAAGAATTAAATTATGGAGATGTATTAAATTTCAAATTGGGTTACAGTGCTTTATTAAGAGCAATGACTTCTCCTTATGTAAAAAAGAATTATTTATATTAA
- a CDS encoding acetamidase/formamidase family protein: MESNKSSPATGPLKIKKPKTKLIEIKNNKATFNEVIQLDLNPMIGVIGVAPSKEKGLIPCDTLDSHGGNMDAKIITEGSTLYLPVLAEGGLLALGDLHASMADGEMVTGLEVAGR, translated from the coding sequence TTGGAATCAAATAAATCCAGCCCAGCTACTGGGCCTCTAAAAATTAAAAAACCTAAAACTAAATTAATAGAAATTAAAAATAATAAAGCAACTTTTAATGAAGTGATACAATTAGACTTAAACCCAATGATTGGAGTAATTGGAGTTGCACCTTCTAAAGAAAAAGGGTTAATCCCATGTGATACTCTTGACTCTCATGGCGGTAATATGGATGCTAAAATAATAACTGAAGGTTCTACTTTGTATTTACCGGTCTTGGCAGAAGGTGGTCTTTTAGCTTTAGGTGATTTGCATGCATCTATGGCAGATGGAGAAATGGTTACAGGGCTCGAGGTAGCAGGGAGGTAA
- a CDS encoding acetate/propionate family kinase translates to MKIFVINCGSSSLKYKLFDMRDEDVLAEGIIERIGIENSFLQYETKEGTDIKIEHEIPTHKEGIELLIETLLSDEHGVLKDMDEIKAVGHRVAHGGEKFAHSTLIDDEVMKKIEDISDLAPLHNPANLMGIEVCKELMSETSQVAVFDTAFHQTMPEEAYTYALPYEYYEKYGVRRYGFHGTSHGYVARRAAEMMDKDFEDLKIVTCHLGNGASIAAVKNGQSVDTSMGFTPLEGLVMGTRCGDIDPAIIPFIMDKEDMTTSEIDGVLNKESGLYGVSGVSSDMRDIEEAADNGNNQARVALDIFNYRVKKYIGSYSAAMGRIDAVVFTAGIGENAIETREEILSGLEYMGIELDKEANDCRGKEQIISTSDSRVKAIVIPTNEELVIAKDTEEILGRY, encoded by the coding sequence ATGAAAATTTTTGTTATTAACTGTGGGAGTTCATCTTTAAAATATAAATTATTTGATATGAGAGATGAAGATGTTTTGGCTGAGGGGATTATTGAAAGAATTGGAATTGAAAATTCATTTTTGCAATATGAAACAAAAGAAGGAACAGATATTAAAATTGAGCATGAAATACCAACTCATAAAGAAGGGATAGAATTATTAATTGAGACACTTCTTTCTGATGAACACGGTGTTTTAAAAGATATGGATGAAATTAAAGCAGTTGGTCATAGAGTTGCTCATGGGGGAGAAAAATTTGCACATTCTACTTTAATTGATGATGAAGTAATGAAAAAAATCGAGGATATTTCTGATTTAGCTCCACTTCATAATCCAGCAAATTTAATGGGGATTGAAGTTTGTAAAGAATTAATGTCTGAAACATCTCAGGTTGCTGTATTTGACACAGCATTCCATCAAACTATGCCAGAAGAAGCATATACTTATGCTCTTCCTTATGAATATTATGAAAAATATGGAGTAAGAAGATACGGATTTCATGGTACATCTCATGGTTATGTAGCTAGAAGAGCTGCTGAGATGATGGACAAAGATTTTGAAGATCTTAAAATTGTTACCTGTCATTTAGGAAATGGAGCTAGTATTGCTGCTGTTAAAAATGGCCAATCAGTAGATACAAGTATGGGTTTTACTCCACTAGAAGGTTTGGTAATGGGTACACGATGTGGAGATATTGATCCAGCAATCATTCCATTTATTATGGATAAAGAAGATATGACAACTTCTGAAATTGATGGTGTTTTAAATAAAGAGAGCGGTCTTTATGGAGTATCAGGTGTTAGCAGTGATATGAGAGATATAGAAGAAGCTGCTGATAATGGTAACAATCAGGCAAGAGTTGCTCTAGACATTTTTAACTACCGGGTTAAAAAATATATCGGATCTTATTCAGCTGCTATGGGTAGAATAGACGCAGTAGTATTTACAGCAGGTATCGGTGAAAATGCAATTGAGACTAGAGAAGAAATTCTAAGCGGTTTAGAATATATGGGAATTGAACTTGATAAAGAAGCTAATGATTGTAGAGGAAAAGAACAAATAATTAGTACTTCTGATTCTAGAGTTAAAGCAATAGTTATCCCAACAAATGAAGAGTTAGTAATTGCTAAAGATACTGAAGAAATTTTAGGGAGGTATTAA
- a CDS encoding methyl-accepting chemotaxis protein, which produces MTNNIYANNQNIAKIVNEEINNYLYNNIKALKYLADNNIMISNNSNLMKDIVKNFKNHFPVFEIVYSTDNKGILNASSTSVKVENYKNYNYSDRDWFNYPLETGKVFLSSSTYISTQTNQPVITISTPIEKNGEVTGVLGGDINLNKLQEIIINTDVDNDGIIFLADGEGKLIAHPDFDERVLKQEYMNDNPLVKSGLNKNSKTIEYSTKAGNRVIGSSSNIEKSNWALVVQQPVETAFKPLKDYAKSIILFILIFIILITVLSYLIGSKIVKPITMAVNFAQKIANGNLDINPLEVNRKDEIGELSKSLNNMKSSLKNTIEQVAKTSSQLAASSKELLTSGEDVEKSAYQVGNSIQQVASGAEEQSAQVEHSSIQIDNLIKDISDVKKMSDEMNIQANNVINDIEIGNDSVAESISSIKIVKNNTEDVSTDINKLGNLSSKIGDIVKMINDISSQTNLLALNAAIEAARAGEAGRGFSVVADEIRQLAEESEEATDQISKLVNQIQSGVNNALTGMNDAEKVVAKSVKSINVMGSSFEKINNVSKELSNLINLIASKAENINQNGKNVKTSINEVAAVSDEAASNSEEVAAASQEQSAATEEIVNSAEELAVIANELAQQVDKFKI; this is translated from the coding sequence ATTACAAATAATATATATGCTAATAATCAAAATATAGCTAAAATAGTAAATGAAGAAATTAACAACTATTTGTATAATAATATTAAAGCATTAAAATATCTGGCAGATAATAATATAATGATCTCTAATAACAGTAATTTAATGAAAGATATTGTAAAAAACTTCAAAAATCATTTTCCAGTTTTTGAAATTGTCTATAGTACTGATAACAAAGGGATTTTAAACGCTAGTAGTACATCTGTTAAAGTTGAAAATTATAAAAATTATAATTATAGTGATCGAGATTGGTTTAACTATCCTCTTGAAACTGGTAAAGTTTTTTTATCATCTTCAACATATATTTCTACTCAAACAAATCAGCCAGTTATTACTATTTCTACTCCAATTGAAAAAAATGGAGAGGTTACTGGAGTTTTAGGAGGCGATATTAACTTAAATAAGTTACAGGAAATTATCATCAATACAGATGTTGATAATGATGGCATTATTTTTTTAGCAGATGGAGAAGGAAAATTAATAGCACATCCTGATTTTGATGAAAGGGTACTTAAACAAGAGTATATGAATGATAATCCTTTAGTTAAGAGCGGTTTAAATAAGAATAGTAAAACAATAGAATATTCAACTAAAGCCGGAAATAGAGTTATTGGAAGCTCTAGTAATATAGAAAAATCAAACTGGGCTTTAGTAGTTCAACAACCTGTGGAAACTGCTTTTAAACCCTTAAAAGATTATGCAAAAAGTATTATCCTATTTATTTTGATTTTTATAATACTAATTACAGTTCTTTCATATTTAATTGGTAGTAAAATTGTAAAACCAATAACTATGGCAGTCAATTTTGCTCAAAAAATAGCCAATGGTAATTTAGATATTAATCCATTAGAGGTAAATAGAAAAGACGAAATTGGCGAATTATCAAAATCATTAAATAATATGAAAAGCAGCCTTAAAAATACCATTGAACAGGTGGCTAAGACTTCGTCTCAATTAGCTGCTTCAAGTAAAGAATTATTAACTTCTGGAGAAGATGTAGAAAAGTCAGCTTACCAGGTAGGTAATTCAATTCAGCAGGTAGCATCTGGGGCAGAAGAACAGTCTGCTCAGGTGGAACATAGCAGTATTCAGATTGATAATCTTATTAAAGATATTTCTGATGTTAAAAAAATGTCAGATGAGATGAATATACAGGCAAACAATGTTATTAATGATATTGAGATAGGTAATGATTCAGTTGCAGAATCTATCTCAAGTATTAAAATAGTAAAAAATAACACTGAGGACGTTTCAACTGATATTAATAAATTAGGAAATTTATCAAGTAAAATAGGAGATATAGTTAAAATGATTAATGATATTTCTTCTCAGACTAATTTATTAGCTTTAAACGCTGCTATTGAAGCTGCTAGAGCTGGAGAAGCTGGTAGAGGGTTTTCTGTAGTTGCAGATGAAATAAGACAGTTAGCTGAAGAATCTGAAGAAGCAACCGATCAAATTAGTAAGCTTGTCAATCAAATTCAATCAGGGGTAAATAATGCACTTACTGGAATGAATGATGCAGAAAAAGTAGTTGCAAAAAGTGTTAAGTCAATTAATGTTATGGGTAGTTCATTCGAAAAAATAAATAATGTATCTAAAGAATTATCTAATTTAATAAATCTAATTGCATCTAAAGCAGAAAATATTAATCAAAATGGTAAGAATGTAAAAACATCTATTAATGAGGTGGCAGCTGTAAGTGATGAAGCTGCAAGTAATTCGGAAGAAGTAGCAGCTGCCAGTCAGGAGCAGAGTGCTGCTACAGAAGAAATAGTTAATTCAGCTGAAGAATTAGCAGTAATAGCAAATGAATTGGCTCAACAAGTAGATAAATTTAAAATTTAA
- the cobO gene encoding cob(I)yrinic acid a,c-diamide adenosyltransferase, with protein sequence MIQVYTGNGKGKTTAAFGLAIRAVGAEKSVFIGQFVKGMRYSELKSLKRIDRIKISQYGLDYFIKGKTDKKNIGEARKGLKEIKEILKSGKYDLVILDEANIAVYYNLFSVEELIDVINARAQNVEVVITGRYAAKEIIEKADLVTEMKEIKHYYNQGLEARVGIEK encoded by the coding sequence ATGATTCAGGTTTATACTGGTAATGGAAAAGGTAAAACAACAGCTGCTTTTGGATTGGCTATTAGAGCTGTAGGAGCAGAAAAAAGTGTTTTTATAGGTCAATTTGTTAAAGGCATGAGATATAGCGAGTTGAAAAGTTTAAAAAGAATTGACAGAATCAAGATTTCACAATATGGATTAGATTATTTTATTAAGGGAAAAACAGATAAAAAGAATATTGGTGAAGCACGAAAAGGGCTGAAAGAAATTAAAGAAATATTGAAATCAGGAAAATATGATTTAGTAATATTAGATGAGGCAAATATTGCGGTTTATTATAATTTGTTTTCTGTAGAAGAGTTGATTGATGTCATAAATGCTAGAGCTCAAAATGTTGAGGTAGTGATAACAGGCCGTTATGCAGCCAAAGAAATTATAGAAAAAGCTGATTTGGTAACTGAAATGAAAGAAATAAAGCATTATTATAATCAAGGACTAGAGGCAAGAGTGGGAATAGAAAAATAA
- a CDS encoding bifunctional 5,10-methylenetetrahydrofolate dehydrogenase/5,10-methenyltetrahydrofolate cyclohydrolase — translation MKKLNGKIIAEKIKNNLIEEVKKLKEKTGKAAHLVVLQYGEDEASKAYAQRIEKNCKNIGIEFEYQQFIEEPGKFKEILKKANQDPQITSIMVQQPLPKNLKDSLEMINPQKDVEGITSASLGKLFVGLETLNPATAEACMEILDYYDIPIKGQRAVVVGRSNIVGKPVSILLQQKHATVTMCHSRTKDLEWELKQADIVIAAVGSAEMIKGTMLNENSIIIDVGTNFIDGKLLGDVDFDSAAEKVKAITPVPGGVGTVTNQILMRNIVKSFKILHGITI, via the coding sequence ATGAAAAAATTAAATGGTAAAATAATAGCAGAAAAGATAAAAAATAATCTGATTGAAGAAGTGAAAAAATTAAAAGAAAAAACAGGTAAAGCAGCTCATTTAGTTGTATTACAGTATGGAGAAGATGAGGCAAGCAAAGCCTATGCTCAAAGAATAGAAAAAAATTGCAAAAATATCGGAATTGAATTTGAATATCAGCAGTTTATAGAAGAACCTGGTAAATTTAAAGAAATATTAAAAAAAGCAAATCAAGATCCTCAAATAACTTCAATAATGGTCCAACAGCCACTTCCCAAAAATTTAAAGGACAGTTTAGAGATGATTAACCCCCAAAAAGATGTTGAAGGAATTACTTCTGCTTCTTTAGGCAAACTTTTTGTTGGTCTTGAAACATTAAATCCTGCCACAGCTGAAGCCTGCATGGAAATCTTAGATTATTATGATATTCCAATCAAGGGTCAGCGAGCAGTTGTTGTTGGCAGAAGCAATATTGTTGGTAAACCTGTTTCCATTTTGCTGCAGCAAAAACACGCTACTGTAACAATGTGCCATTCTCGAACTAAAGATTTAGAATGGGAATTAAAACAAGCTGATATTGTTATAGCAGCAGTTGGAAGCGCAGAAATGATAAAAGGGACAATGTTAAATGAAAATTCTATAATCATTGATGTAGGGACTAACTTTATTGATGGTAAGTTACTAGGAGATGTCGATTTTGATTCAGCTGCCGAAAAGGTGAAAGCAATTACTCCTGTTCCAGGTGGTGTCGGAACAGTAACCAATCAGATTTTAATGCGCAATATAGTTAAATCATTTAAAATCCTGCATGGAATAACAATTTAA
- a CDS encoding cyclodeaminase/cyclohydrolase family protein, with protein sequence MYAQKTIEEFLNDLSSSNSIPGGGSAAALSGALNAAVISFIANLTIGKEKYANVETEAQEILVESEELKKEMLLMIDKDSKILGDILDSYKAGDKNKVKAVCQDAVEFSMDMTKKAVRLMRLSLEISEIGNRMLASDFEVAAYIGDAAVGSAIANIKINLKSLDDQEYKENIKSEYLKLKNESSRLKEEIIELANK encoded by the coding sequence ATGTATGCTCAAAAGACTATCGAAGAATTCTTGAATGATTTAAGCTCAAGCAACTCAATTCCTGGTGGCGGCAGTGCAGCAGCCTTAAGTGGAGCTTTAAATGCTGCAGTTATAAGTTTCATAGCAAATTTAACGATAGGTAAAGAAAAATATGCTAATGTTGAAACTGAAGCCCAAGAAATTCTTGTTGAAAGTGAAGAATTAAAAAAAGAAATGCTTTTAATGATTGACAAAGACAGTAAAATTCTGGGAGATATCTTAGACAGCTATAAAGCTGGAGACAAAAACAAAGTTAAAGCAGTCTGTCAAGATGCTGTAGAATTTTCAATGGATATGACCAAAAAGGCAGTTAGATTAATGCGCCTCAGTCTAGAAATTAGTGAAATTGGAAATAGAATGCTGGCAAGTGATTTTGAGGTAGCAGCCTATATAGGTGATGCAGCAGTTGGTAGTGCAATAGCAAATATTAAAATAAACCTTAAAAGCTTAGATGATCAGGAATATAAGGAAAATATTAAAAGTGAATATTTAAAATTAAAAAATGAAAGTTCACGCCTCAAAGAAGAAATTATTGAACTAGCTAATAAATAA
- a CDS encoding lysophospholipid acyltransferase family protein: MEILSQLKEKIISAVLYYYIDFVYKTSKIEKKGNLKYLESDYPDKFVLFIWHGDSYCYYPFLKRKKLNIVTTQNKRGGVITRISNHFGYDVLRLPDTAADGNYMFQLKSQINKTNNANLVLSVDGPEGPEHQIKDFAIIMALFSDRKILPLTVDIKHSVSLKNRWDKLKIPLPFNKITINVKKPFKIERKDRKEKFKSLKKEIKKSMEN, translated from the coding sequence ATGGAAATTTTAAGTCAGTTAAAAGAAAAAATTATAAGTGCAGTTTTATATTATTATATTGATTTTGTTTATAAAACTAGTAAAATTGAAAAAAAAGGGAACCTGAAATATCTAGAATCTGACTATCCAGACAAATTTGTTTTATTTATCTGGCATGGTGATAGCTATTGTTATTATCCGTTCTTAAAAAGAAAGAAATTAAATATTGTAACAACTCAAAATAAAAGAGGGGGAGTAATTACTCGAATCAGTAATCATTTTGGTTATGATGTTTTGAGACTGCCAGATACTGCTGCTGATGGTAACTATATGTTTCAGTTAAAAAGTCAAATTAATAAAACAAATAATGCGAATCTAGTTCTTTCAGTTGATGGTCCTGAAGGACCTGAACATCAAATAAAAGACTTTGCTATTATTATGGCTCTTTTTTCAGATAGAAAAATACTTCCTTTGACTGTTGATATAAAACACAGTGTAAGTTTGAAGAATAGATGGGATAAATTGAAAATCCCACTACCATTCAATAAAATAACTATTAATGTAAAAAAACCTTTTAAAATTGAAAGAAAAGATAGAAAAGAAAAGTTTAAATCTTTAAAAAAGGAAATTAAGAAATCAATGGAAAATTAA
- a CDS encoding DeoR/GlpR family DNA-binding transcription regulator, whose protein sequence is MLKEERLLKIINKLNLNKTITIKKLSNNFNVSESTIRRDLDELEKKGYVKRTHGGAVLIDKFNNEYNFLKKTKENIEEKTAIAKYAANLIKDGEIIAINSSTLTYLMAKKIKAKNLKIVTNSVDIIVELSNKNDYDISVLGGDYFHIARTIEGPITEKQIREMHFDKAFLGVNGIDLNLALSTASPIEASSKKAMIECSDQSYILSESNKFDNASFYKIADFKDINEVITDENLSENKFKKYQQYTKIFRAGA, encoded by the coding sequence ATGCTAAAAGAAGAACGTCTACTCAAAATAATTAACAAACTAAATTTAAATAAAACTATTACTATTAAAAAATTATCAAATAACTTTAATGTTTCAGAGTCAACTATCAGACGCGATCTGGATGAACTAGAAAAAAAAGGCTATGTTAAAAGAACACATGGGGGAGCAGTTTTAATTGACAAATTTAACAATGAATATAATTTTCTTAAAAAAACTAAGGAAAACATTGAAGAAAAAACAGCAATTGCTAAATATGCCGCTAATTTGATAAAAGACGGTGAGATAATTGCAATAAACTCCAGTACTTTAACTTATTTAATGGCAAAAAAAATAAAAGCTAAAAATTTAAAAATTGTTACAAATTCTGTTGATATAATTGTGGAGTTAAGCAATAAAAATGATTATGATATCTCTGTTTTGGGAGGGGATTATTTTCATATAGCTCGAACTATAGAGGGGCCAATAACTGAAAAACAGATTAGAGAAATGCATTTTGATAAAGCTTTTTTAGGTGTAAATGGTATTGATTTAAATCTAGCATTATCAACTGCCAGCCCAATTGAAGCAAGCAGCAAAAAAGCAATGATAGAATGCAGTGATCAGAGTTATATTTTGAGCGAAAGCAACAAATTTGATAATGCTTCGTTCTATAAAATAGCAGATTTTAAAGATATAAACGAAGTTATAACTGATGAAAATTTAAGTGAAAATAAATTCAAAAAATATCAACAATATACAAAAATATTTAGAGCAGGAGCTTAG